One Diospyros lotus cultivar Yz01 chromosome 1, ASM1463336v1, whole genome shotgun sequence genomic window carries:
- the LOC127786542 gene encoding alpha carbonic anhydrase 7-like: MENKKLQSLSYKPLFIVFVILSLSCPRAIAQETEDEREFDYYEESDKGPDQWGEIRPEWRMCGKGTMQSPIDMLNERVEVVSYFRELKRKYKPSNATIVNRGHDVMLKWEGGAGYIEINETQYELKQCHWHSPSEHTINGRRFDLEVHLVHESQSNRSAVIGILYEFGRPDSFLSEVSEHLEAIAEDGEEKRVVGMVDPNHIRVGSLKYYRYIGSLTVPPCTENVVWTIVSKARTVSREQVNLLRDAVHDDYEVNARPVQPLNNREVKFYQPQLKFM, translated from the exons ATGGAGAATAAAAAGCTTCAATCTTTGTCGTATAAACCACTCTTTATTGTGTTTGTCATCCTTTCACTTTCCTgcccgcgagctatagctcaGGAAACAG AGGATGAGAGGGAGTTTGATTACTATGAAGAGAGCGATAAGGGGCCAGACCAGTGGGGAGAGATTAGGCCAGAGTGGAGAATGTGCGGTAAAGGAACAATGCAATCTCCAATTGACATGTTGAATGAGAGGGTTGAAGTAGTTTCCTACTTTAGAGAACTTAAGAGAAAATACAAGCCCTCTAATGCCACCATTGTTAACAGGGGCCATGATGTGATG TTGAAATGGGAAGGTGGTGCTGGATACATTGAAATAAATGAAACTCAGTATGAACTCAAACAGTGCCATTGGCATTCGCCATCCGAGCACACTATCAATGGCAGAAG GTTTGATCTGGAAGTTCACCTGGTTCATGAAAGCCAGAGCAATAGGAGTGCTGTGATCGGGATCTTGTACGAATTTGGACGACCAGATTCGTTCTTATCAGAG GTGAGTGAACACCTAGAAGCCATTGCAGAGGACGGAGAAGAAAAGAGGGTTGTGGGTATGGTTGATCCAAATCACATTAGGGTAGGCAGTCTAAAGTATTATAGGTACATTGGCTCTCTCACAGTTCCTCCTTGCACTGAAAATGTTGTCTGGACCATAGTAAGTAAG GCGAGGACTGTCTCAAGGGAGCAAGTTAACCTGCTGCGTGATGCTGTTCATGAC gATTACGAAGTCAATGCAAGACCAGTACAACCATTAAACAACCGTGAGGTGAAGTTTTACCAACCACAATTGAAGTTTATGTAG